From a region of the Panicum virgatum strain AP13 chromosome 2K, P.virgatum_v5, whole genome shotgun sequence genome:
- the LOC120667751 gene encoding probable cellulose synthase A catalytic subunit 8 [UDP-forming] isoform X3, translated as MEGDTEAVKSGRRGGGQVCQICGDGVGTTAEGDVFAACDVCGFPVCRPCYEYERKDGTQSCPQCKTKYKRHKGSPAIRGEEGDDTDADDASDFNYPASGNNDQKQKIADRMRSWRMNAGGSGDVGRPKYDSGEIGLSKYDSGEIPRGYIPSVTNSQISGEIPGASPDHHMMSPTGNIGKRAPFPYVNHSPNPSREFSGSIGNVAWKERVDGWKMKQDKGTIPMTNGTSIAPSEGRGVGDIDASTDYNMEDALLNDETRQPLSRKVPIPSSRINPYRMVIVLRLVVLSIFLHYRITNPVRNAYPLWLLSVICEIWFALSWILDQFPKWFPINRETYLDRLALRYDREGEPSQLAAVDIFVSTVDPLKEPPLVTANTVLSILAVDYPVDKVSCYVSDDGAAMLTFDALAETSEFARKWVPFVKKYNIEPRAPQWYFSQKIDYLKDKVHPSFVKDRRAMKREYEEFKVRINGLVAKAQKVPEEGWIMQDGTPWPGNNTRDHPGMIQVFLGHSGGLDTEGNELPRLVYVSREKRPGFQHHKKAGAMNALVRVSAVLTNGQYMLNLDCDHYINNSKALREAMCFLMDPNLGRSVCYVQFPQRFDGIDRNDRYANRNTVFFDINLRGLDGIQGPVYVGTGCVFNRTALYGYEPPIKQKKKGGFLSSLCGGRKKASKSKKGSDKKKSKKHVDSSVPVFNLEDIEEGVEGAGFDDEKSLLMSQMSLEKRFGQSAAFVASTLMEYGGVPQSATPESLLKEAIHVISCGYEDKTEWGTEIGWIYGSVTEDILTGFRMHARGWRSIYCMPKRPAFKGSAPINLSDRLNQVFRWALGSVEILFSRHCPLWYGYGGRLKFLERFAYINTTIYPLTSIPLLIYCVLPAICLLTGKFIMPSISNITSIWFISLFLSIFATGILEMRWSGVGIDEWWRNEQFWVIGGISAHLFAVFQGLLKVLAGIDTNFTVTSKASDEDGDFAELYMFKWTTLLIPPTTILIINLVGVVAGTSYAINSGYQSWGPLFGKLFFTFWVIVHLYPFLKGLMGRQNRTPTIVVVWAILLASIFSLLWVRIDPFTTRVTGPDTQNMWHQLLGTWKVVETEKYHESCF; from the exons ATGGAGGGCGACACGGAGGCCGTG AAgtcggggaggcgcggcggcgggcaggtgTGCCAGATctgcggcgacggcgtgggcacCACCGCGGAGGGGGACGTCTTCGCCGCCTGCGACGTCTGCGGCTTCCCCGTCTGCCGCCCCTGCTACGAGTACGAGCGCAAGGACGGCACCCAGTCGTGCCCGCAGTGCAAGACCAAGTACAAGCGCCACAAGG GTAGCCCAGCGATCCGTGGGGAGGAAGGCGATGATACCGATGCCGATGACGCAAGTGACTTCAACTACCCTGCATCTGGCAATAATGACCAGAAGCAGAAGATTGCTGACAGAATGCGCAGCTGGCGCATGAATGCTGGGGGCAGCGGGGATGTTGGCCGCCCCAAGTATGACAGTGGCGAGATCGGGCTCTCCAAGTATGACAGTGGTGAGATCCCTCGAGGATACATCCCGTCGGTCACAAACAGCCAG ATCTCGGGAGAAATTCCTGGAGCTTCCCCTGATCATCATATGATGTCCCCTACTGGGAACATTGGCAAGCGCGCTCCGTTTCCCTATGTGAATCATTCAC CAAATCCGTCACGGGAGTTCTCTGGTAGCATTGGGAATGTTGCCTGGAAAGAGAGAGTTGATGGCTGGAAAATGAAGCAGGATAAAGGAACAATTCCCATGACTAATGGCACCAGCATTGCTCCCTCCGAGGGTCGGGGTGTTGGTGACATTGATGCATCTACTGATTACAACATGGAAGATGCCTTACT GAACGATGAAACTCGACAGCCTCTATCCAGAAAAGTGCCAATTCCTTCCTCCAGGATCAATCCTTACAGAATGGTCATTGTGCTGCGATTGGTTGTTCTAAGCATCTTCCTGCACTATCGTATCACAAATCCTGTGCGCAATGCATACCCGTTATGGCTTCTATCTGTTATATGTGAGATTTGGTTTGCTCTTTCCTGGATATTAGATCAGTTCCCAAAGTGGTTTCCAATCAACCGTGAGACTTACCTTGATAGATTGGCATTAAG GTATGACCGTGAAGGTGAGCCATCTCAGTTGGCTGCTGTTGACATCTTTGTCAGTACAGTCGACCCACTGAAGGAGCCGCCTCTTGTCACTGCCAATACTGTTCTATCAATTCTTGCTGTGGATTACCCTGTCGATAAGGTCTCTTGCTATGTATCTGACGATGGAGCTGCAATGCTGACATTTGATGCACTAGCTGAGACTTCAGAATTTGCTAGAAAATGGGTACCGTTTGTTAAGAAGTACAACATTGAGCCTAGAGCTCCTCAATGGTACTTCAGCCAGAAAATTGATTACTTGAAGGACAAAGTCCACCCTTCATTTGTTAAAGACCGCCGTGCCATGAAG AGAGAATATGAAGAATTTAAAGTTAGGATAAATGGCCTTGTTGCTAAGGCACAGAAAGTTCCTGAGGAAGGATGGATCATGCAAGATGGCACACCATGGCCAGGAAACAATACCAGGGACCATCCTGGAATGATTCAG GTTTTCCTTGGTCACAGTGGTGGCCTTGATACTGAGGGCAATGAGCTTCCCCGTTTGGTCTATGTTTCTCGTGAGAAGCGTCCTGGATTCCAACATCACAAGAAAGCTGGTGCCATGAATGCTCTT GTTCGTGTGTCTGCCGTGCTTACCAATGGACAATACATGTTGAATCTTGACTGTGATCACTACATCAACAACAGCAAGGCTCTCAGGGAAGCTATGTGCTTCCTTATGGATCCTAACCTAGGAAGGAGTGTCTGCTATGTTCAGTTTCCACAAAGGTTCGATGGTATTGATAGGAACGATCGATATGCCAACAGGAACACCGTGTTTTTCGAT ATTAACTTGAGGGGTCTTGATGGCATTCAAGGACCAGTTTATGTGGGAACTGGTTGTGTTTTCAACAGAACAGCTCTATATGGTTATGAGCCCCCAATTAAGCAAAAGAAGAAGGGTGGTTTCTTGTCATCACTATGTGGTGGCAGGAAGAAGGCAAGCAAATCCAAGAAGGGCTCAGAcaagaaaaagtcaaagaagcaTGTGGACAGTTCCGTGCCAGTATTCAATCTTGAAGATATAGAGGAGGGAGTTGAAG GTGCTGGATTTGATGATGAGAAATCACTTCTTATGTCTCAAATGAGCTTGGAGAAGAGATTTGGCCAATCTGCAGCTTTTGTTGCCTCCACACTGATGGAATATGGTGGTGTTCCTCAGTCTGCAACTCCAGAATCTCTTCTGAAAGAAGCTATTCATGTCATAAGTTGTGGCTATGAGGATAAGACTGAATGGGGAACTGAG ATTGGGTGGATCTATGGTTCTGTGACAGAAGATATTCTTACTGGATTCAGGATGCATGCACGAGGCTGGCGGTCAATTTACTGCATGCCTAAGCGGCCAGCTTTCAAGGGATCTGCTCCCATCAATCTTTCAGACCGTCTGAACCAAGTGTTCCGGTGGGCTCTTGGTTCTGTGGAAATTCTTTTCAGCCGGCATTGCCCCTTATGGTATGGCTATGGAGGACGCCTGAAGTTCTTGGAGAGATTTGCTTACATCAACACCACCATTTACCCACTCACGTCTATCCCACTTCTCATATACTGTGTTCTGCCTGCCATCTGTCTGCTCACTGGGAAGTTCATCATGCCATCC ATTAGCAACATCACTAGTATTTGGttcatctctctctttctttcaaTTTTTGCCACTGGTATCCTCGAGATGAGGTGGAGTGGTGTTGGCATTGATGAGTGGTGGAGGAATGAACAATTCTGGGTTATTGGAGGTATCTCTGCCCATCTTTTCGCCGTATTCCAGGGTCTTCTCAAGGTGCTTGCTGGTATCGACACCAACTTTACTGTCACATCAAAGGCCTCTGATGAAGATGGTGACTTCGCGGAGCTCTACATGTTCAAGTGGACAACTCTTCTCATCCCACCAACAACCATCTTGATCATCAACCTGGTCGGTGTTGTTGCTGGTACCTCCTACGCTATCAACAGCGGTTACCAATCATGGGGGCCGCTCTTTGGCAAGCTCTTCTTCACCTTCTGGGTGATCGTTCACTTGTACCCATTCCTGAAGGGTCTCATGGGCAGGCAAAACCGCACCCCAACCATTGTGGTCGTCTGGGCGATTCTTCTTGCTTCTATCTTCTCCTTGCTGTGGGTTCGCATCGATCCGTTCACCACCCGTGTAACTGGCCCAGATACTCAAAACATGTGGCATCAACTGCTAGGAACGTGGAAGGTTGTAGAAACAGAGAAATACCACGAGTCGTGTTTTTGA